In one Drosophila pseudoobscura strain MV-25-SWS-2005 chromosome X, UCI_Dpse_MV25, whole genome shotgun sequence genomic region, the following are encoded:
- the LOC4813491 gene encoding uncharacterized protein isoform X2 codes for MKLLGVGLQLMKARCGAGNGRPSYSCCPEMQDTIPYCPKKPFWNFKRTLYFSLLTFGAGIYTGIYISQNYEVPRVDDPQKLVQRMNEKIRELIDDNKKK; via the exons ATGAAGTTGCTTGGAGTCGGTCTGCAACTGATGAAAGCCAGATGTGGAGCGGGCAACGGCCGCCCCTCCTACAGCTGCTGTCCTGAGATGCAAGACACGATTCCCTACTGCCCAAAAAAGCCATTCTGGAACTTCAAACGAACACTGTACTTCTCTCTG CTGACATTTGGAGCCGGAATTTACACGGGCATCTACATATCTCAAAACTATGAG GTGCCCCGTGTCGATGACCCCCAAAAGTTGGTCCAGCGAATGAACGAAAAGATACGAGAGCTAATTGACGACAACAAGAAAAAGTAA
- the LOC4813750 gene encoding tRNA (cytosine(72)-C(5))-methyltransferase NSUN6: protein MFYPKTPFLSNSLLEAEILKVNSAAVSQLLEWLCRTPRVTTYRVNRLRTNVETHKAQLEEHLARRYPCGQQAPRIYGLADLPEVLCIAPLEAELALSVPDPTLKEVIVDTSCGAALLRGAHIYAPGVLAMESNTQLQECVNVYADLAGKCKRGMTTRYENSEKVYVGVGKVLMQRYQLYNDKDEAPTGIAVEMQSNVSGVPSLGDLSSADALLQNLPSIVCVRVLDPQPGERILDMCAAPGNKTTHIAELMGDQGCVVALDNSASRVRGMLGKLGNNYRSIQAHVFDSTKAVAASSDSSCPSAPPFPCASFDRILLDAPCSGLGNRPQLLCNIKQAKILKSYPNIQRRLLAQAVQLLRPGGILVYSTCTVTEAECESIVAWALRKYPELRLLDATPRYGGPGLPLPDLETAQSKLLQRFGPGNDLDTVGFFIAKFQKD from the exons ATGTTCTACCCAAAAACTCCGTTTCTGAGCAACAGTTTGCTGGAAGCCGAAATTCTTAAAGTCAAT TCGGCAGCTGTGTCGCAACTTTTGGAATGGCTCTGTCGGACTCCACGTGTCACCACCTACAGGGTGAACAGACTGCGCACCAATGTAGAGACGCACAAAGCGCAATTGGAGGAGCATCTCGCAAGGAGATATCCATGTGGCCAGCAGGCCCCGAGGATTTATGGCCTGGCGGATCTGCCCGAAGTACTGTGCATAGCTCCCCTTGAGGCGGAACTGGCGTTGTCCGTACCCGATCCTACGCTCAAAGAAGTCATTGTGGACACCAGCTGCGGAGCTGCTCTGCTGCGGGGAGCTCACATTTATGCCCCTGGCGTTCTGGCCATGGAGTCGAACACACAGCTGCAGGAATGCGTCAATGTCTATGCTGACTTGGCCGGCAAATGCAAGCGAGGGATGACCACGCGTTACGAGAACTCGGAAAAGGTCTATGTGGGCGTGGGCAAGGTGCTAATGCAACGCTATCAACTGTACAATGACAAGGATGAAGCTCCCACAGGGATCGCCGTTGAAATGCAATCGAATGTCAGTGGAGTGCCCTCGCTTGGGGACCTCAGCAGCGCAGACGCCCTGCTGCAAAATCTGCCCTCTATTGTATGCGTGCGTGTCCTGGACCCACAGCCTGGTGAACGCATCCTGGACATGTGCGCCGCTCCGGGCAACAAAACTACTCACATAGCAGAGCTAATGGGCGATCAGGGGTGCGTCGTGGCGTTGGATAACTCCGCGAGTCGTGTGCGCGGCATGCTGGGGAAACTGGGGAACAACTATCGGAGCATACAGGCGCACGTCTTTGACTCCACAAAAGCAGTGGCCGCGTCAAGCGATTCGTCGTGCCCATCCGCTCCACCCTTTCCATGTGCCAGCTTCGATCGCATTCTTCTGGATGCCCCATGCAGTGGTCTGGGCAACCGTCCGCAGCTATTGTGCAACATTAAGCAGGCCAAGATCTTGAAATCCTATCCAAACATCCAGCGTCGTCTTCTGGCACAGGCTGTCCAACTTTTGCGCCCTGGCGGCATCCTCGTCTACAGCACTTGCACAGTCACCGAGGCCGAGTGCGAGAGCATTGTGGCCTGGGCGCTGAGAAAGTATCCCGAACTACGTCTGCTGGATGCCACACCTCGGTACGGGGGTCCCGGCCTGCCACTCCCGGATCTGGAGACCGCTCAATCGAAGCTGCTGCAGCGCTTTGGTCCCGGCAACGATTTGGACACTGTGGGTTTCTTTATTGCTAAATTTCAAAAAGATTAA
- the LOC4813491 gene encoding uncharacterized protein isoform X3 — protein sequence MLKFLLTFGAGIYTGIYISQNYEVPRVDDPQKLVQRMNEKIRELIDDNKKKSAAEQIVHDIKKEAKKILDD from the exons ATGCTTAAGTTTTTG CTGACATTTGGAGCCGGAATTTACACGGGCATCTACATATCTCAAAACTATGAG GTGCCCCGTGTCGATGACCCCCAAAAGTTGGTCCAGCGAATGAACGAAAAGATACGAGAGCTAATTGACGACAACAAGAAAAA GTCGGCCGCCGAACAGATCGTTCATGACATCAAAAAGGAGGCCAAGAAGATCTTGGATGATTGA
- the EMC4 gene encoding ER membrane protein complex subunit 4, whose amino-acid sequence MSAKQNSKKFKWALDFNGSKNSEIPSPLGYNPSAVVNQTEVVRDQRLVIKKSWDLALGPLKNIPMNLFIMYMSGNSISIFPIMMVGMMLVRPIKAMFTTQVTSKMAEGAQGTGQRIVYFLGNLANVALALYKCHSMGLLPTHASDWLAFVQPQTRLEYYGGGISFV is encoded by the exons ATGTCTGCAAAGCAAAATTCAAAGAAATTCAAGTGGGCGTTGGACTTTAATGGAAG CAAAAATTCGGAAATTCCATCTCCGCTGGGCTACAATCCAAGTGCAGTGGTAAATCAAACCGAAGTCGTACGCGATCAGCGTTTGGTTATCAAGAAATCATGGGATCTGGCTCTAGGACCGCTGAAGAAT ATACCCATGAACCTGTTCATCATGTACATGTCCGGTAATTCTATATCGATTTTCCCAATTATGATGGTCGGCATGATGCTGGTGCGGCCAATCAAGGCAATGTTCACAACCCAAGTTACCTCGAAAATGGCCGAAGGCGCCCAGGGAACTGGTCAGCGCATTGTCTACTTTCTGGGAAACCTGGCAAACGTAGCGCTGGCCCTTTACAAATGCCATAGCATGGGCCTGTTACCCACACACGCCTCTGACTGGCTGGCCTTTGTCCAGCCCCAAACTCGCTTGGAATATTATGGAGGAGGAATATCATTTGTCTAG
- the LOC4813886 gene encoding single-pass membrane and coiled-coil domain-containing protein 4 homolog, producing the protein MRQLKGKVKETRKQKKERKLDNVEIQGKIRTIVLPAMGVLALFVVLFVYLKTRPAVTA; encoded by the coding sequence ATGCGTCAATTAAAAGGCAAGGTCAAGGAGACGCGCAAGCAGAAGAAGGAGCGTAAACTAGATAATGTGGAAATTCAAGGAAAAATTCGTACAATTGTTTTGCCGGCCATGGGCGTCTTAGCGTTATTTGTAGTGCTGTTCGTCTACCTTAAGACGCGGCCTGCAGTGACTGCCTAG
- the LOC4813491 gene encoding uncharacterized protein isoform X1, producing MKLLGVGLQLMKARCGAGNGRPSYSCCPEMQDTIPYCPKKPFWNFKRTLYFSLLTFGAGIYTGIYISQNYEVPRVDDPQKLVQRMNEKIRELIDDNKKKSAAEQIVHDIKKEAKKILDD from the exons ATGAAGTTGCTTGGAGTCGGTCTGCAACTGATGAAAGCCAGATGTGGAGCGGGCAACGGCCGCCCCTCCTACAGCTGCTGTCCTGAGATGCAAGACACGATTCCCTACTGCCCAAAAAAGCCATTCTGGAACTTCAAACGAACACTGTACTTCTCTCTG CTGACATTTGGAGCCGGAATTTACACGGGCATCTACATATCTCAAAACTATGAG GTGCCCCGTGTCGATGACCCCCAAAAGTTGGTCCAGCGAATGAACGAAAAGATACGAGAGCTAATTGACGACAACAAGAAAAA GTCGGCCGCCGAACAGATCGTTCATGACATCAAAAAGGAGGCCAAGAAGATCTTGGATGATTGA
- the Arf1 gene encoding ADP-ribosylation factor 1, which translates to MGNVFANLFKGLFGKKEMRILMVGLDAAGKTTILYKLKLGEIVTTIPTIGFNVETVEYKNISFTVWDVGGQDKIRPLWRHYFQNTQGLIFVVDSNDRERIGEAREELMRMLAEDELRDAVLLIFANKQDLPNAMNAAEITDKLGLHSLRNRNWYIQATCATSGDGLYEGLDWLSNQLKNANR; encoded by the exons ATGGGAAACGTATTCGCCAATCTGTTTAAAGGCCTCTTTGGCAAAAAGGAAATGAGGATATTGATGGTCGGTTTGGATGCCGCTGGTAAAACCACAATTCTGTACAAACTCAAATTAGGCGAAATTGTTACAACGATACCTACCATTG GTTTCAATGTGGAGACTGTAGAATACAAGAATATTAGCTTTACAGTGTGGGATGTGGGCGGCCAAGACAAAATTCGTCCATTGTGGAGGCATTACTTCCAGAATACACAA GGTCTTATCTTCGTCGTTGACAGCAATGACCGAGAGCGTATCGGTGAGGCGAGAGAGGAATTGATGCGCATGCTGGCGGAGGACGAGCTTCGAGATGCAGTCTTACTAATATTCGCCAACAAACAG GATCTGCCAAATGCAATGAATGCGGCTGAAATTACCGACAAGCTCGGTTTGCACTCACTCAGAAACCGCAACTGGTACATTCAAGCGACGTGTGCAACTAGCGGCGATGGACTCTACGAGGGACTCGACTGGTTGTCCAATCAGCTGAAGAATGCTAATCGCTAA